In one Coccinella septempunctata chromosome 6, icCocSept1.1, whole genome shotgun sequence genomic region, the following are encoded:
- the LOC123314781 gene encoding uncharacterized protein LOC123314781 — MPDGFSYDQLAPSSSSSDEGIREENTKDSNVNEVSSSTLNDKGMSLHSFPVESEIFVGKSPLSIQTFLNDSHVGPRRKMDSWNFSMQIPPSPKRPKLVVSTFRYKYLPPKPVLSVIPARIVEIPSRKDYMKSKDTNTEDKKPLLTTHNVPAFAISNKANMSISTFREEILPFDKHAESSENLKKLARQMMTLQGVFKRVRVIRDLNPYTVKRPKGSGCVEIKQFLENAETQTATTIAQNTDFSPSKVESLILECEFYRAAANLIRRYPFYYDFLKRCYSGGNFDDRHEKLRHLRPKQKNFKRAVIHAQGCNNGHLEAVNSVLLEVFQDQDCLCLE; from the coding sequence ATGCCGGACGGATTTTCCTACGACCAACTAGCGCCCTCCTCCTCGAGCAGCgacgaaggaataagggaggaAAACACCAAGGATTCCAACGTGAACGAGGTCTCCTCATCCACCCTGAACGACAAAGGGATGAGCCTCCATTCTTTCCCGGTGGAGAGCGAAATTTTCGTGGGAAAATCGCCGCTTTCCATCCAGACGTTTCTGAACGACAGCCACGTCGGTCCCCGCAGAAAGATGGACTCTTGGAATTTTTCCATGCAGATACCTCCGAGCCCCAAGAGACCCAAGTTGGTCGTTTCCACGTTCAGATACAAATACCTACCACCAAAACCCGTTTTATCGGTAATTCCAGCTAGGATTGTTGAAATACCAAGTAGAAAGGATTATATGAAGTCTAAAGACACCAATACCGAGGATAAAAAACCCTTATTGACGACACATAACGTGCCAGCATTCGCTATATCCAACAAAGCCAACATGTCCATCTCAACATTCCGAGAAGAAATCTTACCGTTCGATAAACACGCAGAATCCTCGGAAAACCTGAAAAAACTAGCCAGACAGATGATGACTCTACAGGGCGTCTTCAAAAGGGTCAGGGTGATCCGCGATCTGAACCCGTACACGGTGAAACGTCCGAAGGGTTCGGGATGCGTGGAAATCaaacaattcctcgaaaatgcGGAAACTCAAACGGCTACCACGATCGCCCAAAACACGGATTTCTCTCCCAGCAAGGTGGAATCCCTGATTTTAGAATGCGAGTTCTACAGGGCGGCCGCGAACCTCATCAGGCGCTATCCGTTCTACTACGATTTCCTGAAGAGGTGCTACTCGGGGGGAAACTTCGACGACCGTCACGAGAAACTGAGGCACTTGAGGCCGAAACAGAAGAATTTCAAGAGGGCTGTCATACACGCCCAAGGTTGCAACAACGGTCATCTGGAAGCCGTCAATTCCGTCCTGTTGGAGGTTTTTCAAGATCAAGATTGTCTATGTCTCGAATAA